In Amphiura filiformis chromosome 1, Afil_fr2py, whole genome shotgun sequence, the following are encoded in one genomic region:
- the LOC140148164 gene encoding uncharacterized protein, whose product MSTWKRNWRLIATMRNASEVRKPERQPSARGKVQGSKERVRRFRARDGQLMLVILVLLTAIAFFEALTHRINTRVISLASRVTEDDQAPLTGALAAAKWVTGEESVIVETHSHNKAAKMAAPISSGSVDSVGEAGVLDMDNKGNPKSSREGEQIASSSMSNASCSGQVEDRVSGLLCIQMQVAVGVALSVDCLDLAKHGIWLIQGSRI is encoded by the exons ATGAGTACGTGGAAGAGGAACTGGCGTCTGATAGCGACGATGAGAAACGCATCAGAAGTGCGCAAGCCAGAGCGGCAACCAAGCGCAAGAGGCAAAGTTCAGGGAAGCAAAGAGCGGGTAAGGCGTTTCAGGGCAAGAGATGGGCAGCTGATGCTAGTAATACTAGTGCTTCTGACAGCAATAGCTTTTTTCGAGGCTCTTACCCACAGAATAAATACCAGAGTCATCAGTTTGGCTTCACGAGTTACGGAAGACGACCAGGCCCCTCTGACAGGTGCTTTGGCTGCGGCAAAATGGGTCACTGGAGAAGAGAGTGTAATAGTGGAAACACACAGTCACAACAAGGCAGCAAAGATGGCAGCGCCCATCAGCAGTGGTAGTGTTGATTCTGTGGGAGAAGCCGGGGTGTTGGATATGGATAATAAAG GTAATCCGAAATCCAGCAGGGAAGGAGAGCAAATAGCCTCGTCAAGTATGTCGAATGCAAGTTGTTCAGGACAAGTAGAGGACAGAGTGAGCGG GTTGTTATGCATACAGATGCAAGTGGCAGTGGGTGTGGCGCTCAGTGTGGACTGCTTAGATTTAGCCAAACATGGGATTTGGTTGATACAG GGAAGCAGAATATAA
- the LOC140148175 gene encoding neuronal acetylcholine receptor subunit alpha-9-like, which translates to MRVTANCPLDFTAFPYDVQKCNLTFGTWAYHAHDIILGPSQDEGATLDRYHENPKWKLMNTTAYFHYKNYKGAPFSEYTVILKLKRQSSQYSIKLTVPCVVTSLFVLISFLLPSAAGEKIVLNAVLLLCLIILMLYVNMALPGDAETMLGCFLSFDIFLVFFGALVSAAVYNIHYGFKTAGDDDDDKISGYYRKGIVIRVIDLIFFLIFLAVFIVGAIIILRYWY; encoded by the exons ATGAGAGTCACAGCAAACTGCCCGCTCGACTTCACCGCCTTCCCTTACGATGTTCAGAAATGTAACTTGACCTTTGGCACATGGGCTTACCACGCACATGACATCATTCTTGGACCTAGTCAAGATGAAGGGGCTACTCTTGATCGATACCATGAAAATCCAAAATGGAAGCTTATGAACACAACAGCGTATTTTCACTACAAGAACTACAAAGGAGCGCCGTTCTCCGAGTACACCGTTATTTTGAAGCTTAAACGACAATCAAGCCAGTACAGCATTAAACTCACTGTCCCTTGTGTGGTCACGTCCCTATTTGTGCTGATATCTTTCTTATTACCTTCCGCAGCTGGTGAGAAGATCGTCCTGAACGCCGTATTGCTCCTTTGCCTTATTATTCTCATGCTGTATGTCAATATGGCTTTGCCAGGTGACGCAGAGACAATGCTTGGTTGTTTCCTAAGCTTTGATATTTTCTTGGTTTTCTTTGGTGCTCTGGTGTCGGCAGCTGTTTACAACATACATTATGGATTTAAGACTGCTggagacgatgatgatgataaaataaGCGGATACTAT AGAAAAGGCATTGTGATACGTGTAATCGACCTTATCTTCTTCTTAATCTTCCTCGCCGTCTTCATCGTTGGAGCTATCATCATCCTCAGATACTGGTATTGA